The Methanotorris formicicus Mc-S-70 genome includes a window with the following:
- a CDS encoding CBS domain-containing protein, with the protein MENLKKIKVKDIMTTDVIYASPKDNVIGAFEILLKNKISCLPVVDENKKVIGIMTTTDIGYNLIIDRYTLETTVGDVMTKEVITITPEESIADAIKKMDVYGNSKEIINQLPVVDEEGKLIGIISDGDIIRVLSKILKEK; encoded by the coding sequence ATGGAGAACCTGAAAAAAATAAAAGTTAAGGACATTATGACAACTGATGTTATATATGCATCACCGAAGGATAATGTTATAGGTGCTTTTGAAATCCTCCTAAAAAATAAGATAAGTTGTCTTCCAGTGGTTGATGAAAATAAAAAGGTTATAGGCATTATGACAACGACTGACATAGGATACAACTTAATTATTGATAGATATACACTTGAAACCACTGTTGGGGATGTTATGACAAAGGAGGTTATAACAATAACACCAGAGGAATCCATTGCTGATGCAATAAAAAAGATGGATGTTTATGGAAATAGTAAAGAAATCATAAATCAATTGCCTGTTGTTGATGAGGAGGGAAAATTGATTGGTATAATTTCTGATGGGGACATAATAAGGGTTTTATCAAAAATATTGAAGGAAAAATAA